Sequence from the Rickettsiales bacterium genome:
GTCGGCGTCCTCAAGACCAAGCTCTTCCAGTGTGGTGCGGGCGGCTGCATTATTAGCGATATCGAAAGTGGCGTGGACGCTTGCGCTTTCATGCCCGTGACGGATAAGGCGGGTTTCCGCGCGTGCTCCGAGCGCCAGGCCGAGCGAATCCAGCAGGATAGATTTTCCGGCGCCGGTTTCCCCCGTCAGCACGCACAGGCCGCGTTGGAACGGAATTTCACAATGCTCAATCAGGACGATGTTACGTATGGTAATATGGGTCAGCATGCACGGATTATAGCGGCTGTAAACCTTGCGGCAAGCTATAGATGCAGTCCGGCGGCAACCGTTTCGAGCGCCGCCGAGATTTTATTGCTGGCGACAGGAAGATCGTATTTCTTCTTCACCGTATCGTAAGCATTGCGGGCGAGCAGCGCGGCTTCGGCCGGATCGGCCAGCAATTGCTCTATGCAGTCGGCAAGCATGGCGGGATCGCCTTTTTCAACAAGCATTCCGTCAATCCCGTTCGTGATGATCTCTCCCGGTCCTTCGCTGTCGGCGGCAATCACTGGCAGACCTTGCGTCATTGCTTCCAGCAAGGCAATCCCGAACGGCTCGTGACGAGAGGGGAGGCAAAACAGGTCAATTGCTTCAAAGAATGGCTGTTTCTGGGTAATCCAGCCGGGAAATGAAATCATATTATCCACCCCACGGGCGGAGGCAAGCGCTTTCAAACTTGCTTCTTCCTCACCGTCTCCAGCCAGTACCGCACGGAAAGCGACATCGCGCTTCTTAAGCAGGGCAAGGCTTTCGATCAGCACGTCAAACCCTTTTTTCTCCACAAAGCGGCCCATTGCGCCGATGACGGGCGGAGTGCTGCGCGGATGGGAAGCATATTCCGCCTGCACGCGTACCATGTTGGGAACGTGGAAGATGCGTTTTTTAGGGATATGCTGGCTTTGCACGAAATTACACAAATCATTCGTCGGGCAGAGGATGGCCTCGGCATTCGCGCATTTAATGTTATAGTTATGCATGACCGTGACAAGCCTGCAGCCTTTAGGCATATGGCGTGCAAGACTTAGGGCACGATTACCATGCGCAATGCAGATATCAGCTTGCCATACCTCGAGCATTTTGCGCAGCTTACGGGCTGCAAAGATATCCCATGCGCCCCAATCCGACAGAGCTTGGTAATGGATGGCCAGTGAAACAAGCCCGTTGGTGACTTCCGCTTCCGGATGGATGACGGCATAGGCATCATGCCCCGCAAGGCGGGCGGCTTCGCTGTAATCCAGCAATGCCTGCTCGATCCCGCCATGGCCGGTGCTAAGCATGACATTGACAAGCCGTAACTTCCGCATGCCCGTCCTCCGCTAAAATGGCAGTCAGGCAGGAACGCCTATTCCATGTACTGGCCGCCGTTAATCGACAGAGTTTCCCCAGTGATGAAGGAAGCTTCGTCCGCCACGAGGAACAGTACCGCACGCGCGATTTCCTCCGGCTCACCGAGACGGCCCACAGGAATGCCGGAAACAATCTGCTTCAGAATGTCTTCACGGATGGTCTTGAGCATTTCGGTAGCGATATAGCCCGGAGAAACAGCGTTTACTGTAATGCCTTTGGCAGCGGTTTCACGCGCCAGTGCTTTGGTAAAACCGAAGATACCCGCTTTAGCAGCGGAATAGTTGGTCTGGCCGAACTGGCCGAGCTGGCCGTTGATGGAGCTGATATTGACGATACGACCGAACTTCTTTTCGCGCATCTTTTCAATCACGGCGCGTGACATGTTAAAGCAGGAGGTGAGGTTCGTATCGATCACAGATTCCCAGGCGTCATAGCCCATTTTATGGATGGCCATGTCGCGCGTGATACCCGCATTGTTGATCAGGATATCGACAGAACCGCCCAGATCTTTCTGAACATGTTCAACGCCTTTTTCGCAAGCATCGAAATCGGCGATATTCCATTTGTAAACGGCGATGCCGGTTTCTTTGCTAAAGCTTTTTGCGGCGTCGTCGCGGCTGGCGTAAGTAGCGGCAACTTTATAACCGGCTTTCTGCAATGCTCTTGAAATAGCTTCTCCGATACCTCTGGTTCCGCCGGTTACCAATGCGATGCGTTGTTTCACGTTCTGCTCCTTGTTATTGTTATATATGAAGAAGTTTTCCTTCTTTCTTGTAATTAGCGTTCAATGCACAGGGCTACACCCATGCCGCCGCCGATGCACAGTGTCGCCAGGCCTTTTTGGGCATCACGACGGTTCATTTCGTGCACGAGCGTGGTGAGAATGCGTGCCCCGGATGCGCCGACCGGATGGCCGATAGCAATAGCGCCGCCATTGACGTTAACCTTGCTGATATCCCACTGCATAGCCTTATTGACCGAAATAGCCTGAGCTGCAAACGCTTCATTGGCTTCAATCAGGTCGAGGTCATTGGCTTTCCAGCCCGCCTTGGCAAGCGCTTTCTGGCTTGCCGGAATCGGACCGGTGCCCATGATCGAAGGATCAACCCCCGCATGCGCCCAGGATTTGATGGTCGCAAGCACTTTCAGGCCACGCTTTTCAGCATCGGCACGCGTCATCAGCATCACGGCGGCAGCGCCGTCATTGATACCGGAAGCATTACCTGCAGTCACGGTACCTTCTTTGCTGAAAGCAGGTTTTAGTTTCGCCAGTGCGTCTTTGGTCACGCCAGCGCGCGGGAACTCATCCACTTCAAACGTAATGTCGCCTTTGCGGTTCGATACTACGACCGGGATGATTTCGTCCTTGAATTTGCCCGCTTTGATCGCTGCTTCTGCTTTCTGCTGTGAGCTTGCTGCGAATTCGTCCTGCTCGTCGCGGGAAATATCGAACTGCTTGGCGATATTTTCCGCCGTGAGTCCCATATGGATGTTCTGAAAAGCATCGGTCAGCGCGTCATAAATCATGGTGTCGATCATGGTGGCATTGCCC
This genomic interval carries:
- a CDS encoding glycosyltransferase family 4 protein; translation: MRKLRLVNVMLSTGHGGIEQALLDYSEAARLAGHDAYAVIHPEAEVTNGLVSLAIHYQALSDWGAWDIFAARKLRKMLEVWQADICIAHGNRALSLARHMPKGCRLVTVMHNYNIKCANAEAILCPTNDLCNFVQSQHIPKKRIFHVPNMVRVQAEYASHPRSTPPVIGAMGRFVEKKGFDVLIESLALLKKRDVAFRAVLAGDGEEEASLKALASARGVDNMISFPGWITQKQPFFEAIDLFCLPSRHEPFGIALLEAMTQGLPVIAADSEGPGEIITNGIDGMLVEKGDPAMLADCIEQLLADPAEAALLARNAYDTVKKKYDLPVASNKISAALETVAAGLHL
- the phbB gene encoding acetoacetyl-CoA reductase, with the translated sequence MKQRIALVTGGTRGIGEAISRALQKAGYKVAATYASRDDAAKSFSKETGIAVYKWNIADFDACEKGVEHVQKDLGGSVDILINNAGITRDMAIHKMGYDAWESVIDTNLTSCFNMSRAVIEKMREKKFGRIVNISSINGQLGQFGQTNYSAAKAGIFGFTKALARETAAKGITVNAVSPGYIATEMLKTIREDILKQIVSGIPVGRLGEPEEIARAVLFLVADEASFITGETLSINGGQYME
- a CDS encoding acetyl-CoA C-acetyltransferase, giving the protein MSGNDVVIVSALRTAVGSFNGTLSPLSADKLGAAVLKEILQRTNVAGADVSEVILGQILTGAAGQNPARQASIHAGLPKEVPAWGLNQVCGSGLRAVCLGFQAIKNGDSSIVIAGGQESMSQAPHAMNLRNGTKMGNATMIDTMIYDALTDAFQNIHMGLTAENIAKQFDISRDEQDEFAASSQQKAEAAIKAGKFKDEIIPVVVSNRKGDITFEVDEFPRAGVTKDALAKLKPAFSKEGTVTAGNASGINDGAAAVMLMTRADAEKRGLKVLATIKSWAHAGVDPSIMGTGPIPASQKALAKAGWKANDLDLIEANEAFAAQAISVNKAMQWDISKVNVNGGAIAIGHPVGASGARILTTLVHEMNRRDAQKGLATLCIGGGMGVALCIER